The Spirochaetota bacterium genome includes a window with the following:
- the acpS gene encoding holo-ACP synthase, protein MEQGHIVGIGTDIVDVWRLRRMSADQRESFNRKNLSPDEIAVLPDESPETFMAGRYAAKEALAKALGHRGFSFASVTILNDANGRPFFENIERLARNKDLRESYAYHLSISHNADHAVAFVIIERIVEKSKSSWI, encoded by the coding sequence ATGGAACAGGGCCATATCGTCGGCATCGGCACCGACATCGTGGATGTGTGGCGGCTGCGGCGCATGAGCGCCGATCAGCGGGAGAGCTTCAACCGGAAAAACCTCTCTCCCGATGAAATAGCCGTATTGCCCGATGAGAGCCCCGAGACCTTCATGGCCGGCCGGTACGCCGCAAAGGAGGCCCTCGCCAAGGCGCTGGGACACCGGGGCTTCAGCTTCGCCTCGGTGACGATCCTTAACGATGCCAACGGCAGGCCCTTCTTCGAGAATATCGAAAGGCTGGCCCGGAACAAGGACCTCAGGGAATCCTACGCGTATCACCTGTCCATAAGCCACAATGCGGACCACGCCGTGGCCTTCGTTATCATAGAGCGGATCGTCGAGAAAAGCAAATCCTCCTGGATATGA
- a CDS encoding rhodanese-like domain-containing protein → MKNKLYTLTSIIGTAAMLFGGAGLSAGEAATIRQIGPNEASELIRSNAGNRNFVILDIRTPGEYREGHIANSVLLDYHSPDFREGLKALDRNRTYFVYCRSGNRTGRAVDIMKDLGFTRIYELRGGIRSWLSSGLTLQVR, encoded by the coding sequence ATGAAAAATAAACTATATACACTAACATCTATCATCGGGACAGCAGCCATGCTCTTCGGCGGCGCCGGTCTTTCAGCCGGTGAAGCCGCAACGATACGGCAGATAGGACCCAATGAGGCTTCCGAGCTGATCCGGTCCAATGCCGGCAACAGGAACTTCGTTATCCTGGACATACGCACCCCGGGCGAATACCGTGAGGGACATATTGCGAACTCGGTGCTCCTCGATTATCATTCACCCGATTTTCGGGAAGGCCTCAAGGCCCTGGACAGGAACAGGACCTATTTTGTCTACTGCCGCAGCGGCAACCGCACCGGCAGGGCTGTCGATATCATGAAGGACCTGGGATTTACGCGTATCTATGAGCTCCGGGGCGGCATACGGTCCTGGCTCTCTTCAGGACTGACCCTGCAGGTGAGATAG